In Notamacropus eugenii isolate mMacEug1 chromosome 1, mMacEug1.pri_v2, whole genome shotgun sequence, one genomic interval encodes:
- the DUSP13A gene encoding dual specificity protein phosphatase 13A has translation MSGEKESPREIKAETDHTNASCPSVSEVEQLLRTGKVSCSHVDEVWPNLFIGDAATANNRFELWKLGITHVLNAAHGGLYCQGGPDFYGSCVSYLGVPAHDLPDFNISAYFSSAADFIHNALLTPGAKVLVHCVVGVSRSATLVLAYLMLRQGLTLRQAVSSVKQHRWIFPNSGFLKQLCQLDGQLQGAGGAPRD, from the exons ATGTCTGGGGAAAAGGAGTCCCCAAGGGAGATCAAAGCTGAGACAGATCATACTAATGCTTCCTGCCCTAGTGTCTCTGAAGTAGAGCAGCTCCTCAGGACAGGGAAAGTCTCCTGCAGCCATGTGGATGAAGTCTGGCCCAATCTCTTCATAGGAGATGC AGCCACAGCAAACAATCGCTTTGAACTGTGGAAACTAGGCATTACTCATGTGCTGAACGCAGCCCACGGGGGGCTTTACTGCCAGGGGGGACCTGACTTCTATGGCAGCTGTGTGAGCTACCTGGGGGTGCCTGCCCATGACCTCCCTGACTTCAACATCAGTGCCTACTTTTCTTCTGCTGCTGATTTTATCCACAATGCCCTCCTCACACCTGGGG CCAAGGTCCTAGTTCACTGTGTGGTGGGGGTCAGTCGATCAGCCACTCTGGTCTTAGCTTACCTCATGCTGAGGCAAGGGCTAACTCTGCGGCAGGCTGTGAGTTCTGTGAAGCAACACCGTTGGATCTTCCCCAACTCTGGTTTCCTCAAGCAGCTGTGCCAGCTGGACGGGCAGCTTCAGGGAGCAGGGGGAGCACCAAGGGACTGA